A single region of the Betta splendens chromosome 12, fBetSpl5.4, whole genome shotgun sequence genome encodes:
- the add1 gene encoding alpha-adducin isoform X14 — MNGESGVGVVTAPPPTTAPHKERYFDRVDESSPEYQRERNMAPDLRQDFNMMEQRKRVSMILQSPAFCEELETMIQDQLKKGKTPTSLLALQQIADFMSTSMPSMYPAAPQGGMAALNMSLGMVTPVNDLRGSDSISYDKGEKQIRCKLAAFYRLTDLFGWSELIYNHLTVRVNSEQDRFLVVPFGLLFSEVTASSLVKINLQGEIVDRGSTNLGVNQAGFVLHSAIYASRPDVKCIVHVHTHAGAAVSAMKCGLLPISPEALSLGEVAYHDYHGILVDDEEITLIQRNLGPNSKVMILRNHGLLSVGETVEEAFYYIHNLVTACEIQVRTLASAGGPDNLVMLDPGKYKSRPRVPEPAGDGSSAHPKWQIGEQEFEALMRMLDNLGYRTGYPYRCPALRDKAKKYSDVESAPSIHGGYSYGEDSDSGARSPLKHSFQRGQRDKTRWLNAGGRPDEPYEDGPDGSSPKSKPKVWTNITHDHVKPLLQSLSSGVCVPSCITNCLWTKEDGLRQAAAANQFIPMNTNPKEVLEMRNKIREQNLQDIKTAGPQSQVLCASTVVERTFTQGELITASKAIIEKEYQPKVIVSKQGPNPFTKLTDQELEEYRREVEQKHKGTEAQVRGGSGEGSSSTTSCLEPALVPGGQAPVSAPLQSSSDPPVLEKPPPPPAARPATPASEQGGADDVFLPADEASVAPGSPQEFHSAVLRALSKEPSVVEASKTGQAPDLDQLAEPEEEPKGQKPTTTPPSTPVRAEEGDGNTKEYLLP, encoded by the exons ATGAACGGTGAGTCAGGCGTCGGCGTGGTGACGGCCCCACCGCCCACCACGGCCCCTCACAAGGAGCGCTACTTCGACCGGGTGGACGAGAGCAGCCCGGAGTACCAACGGGAACGGAACATGGCGCCCGACCTGCGACAGGACTTCAATatgatggagcagaggaagcgggTCTCCATGATACTACAGAGCCCG GCCTTCTGCGAGGAGCTGGAGACCATGATCCAGGACCAGCTAAAGAAGGGGAAGACACCCACGAGCCTGTTGGCTCTGCAGCAGATCGCAGACTTCATGAGCACCAGCATGCCTTCCATGTATCCCGCTGCACCACAAGGAGGCATGGCAGCGCTCAACATGA GTCTGGGCATGGTGACTCCGGTCAACGATCTACGTGGCTCAGACTCCATCTCGTACGACAAAGGCGAGAAGCAGATTCGTTGCAAGCTGGCGGCCTTTTATCGGCTCACGGACCTGTTCGGCTGGTCCGAGCTCATCTACAACCACCTCACC GTCCGGGTGAACTCTGAACAGGATCGCTTCCTCGTCGTCCCCTTCGGGCTCCTGTTCAGTGAAGTGACCGCCTCCAGTCTG GTGAAGATAAACCTTCAGGGTGAGATAGTGGACCGGGGCAGCACCAACCTGGGGGTCAACCAGGCCGGCTTCGTCCTCCACTCTGCCATCTACGCCTCTCGCCCTGATGTCAAATGCATCGtacacgtgcacacgcatgcGGGAGCTGCG GTGTCTGCCATGAAGTGCGGCCTGTTGCCCATCTCGCCCGAGGCCCTGTCTCTCGGCGAGGTGGCCTACCACGACTATCACGGCATCCTGGTGGACGACGAAGAGATCACTCTCATACAGAGGAACCTCGGGCCCAACAGCAAG GTGATGATCCTGAGGAACCACGGACTGTTGTCTGTCGGCGAAACGGTGGAGGAAGCTTTTTATTACATCCACAACCTGGTCACCGCCTGTGAGATCCAG GTGCGAACACTGGCCAGCGCTGGAGGACCTGATAATCTGGTGATGCTGGACCCCGGCAAATACAAGTCCCGCCCACGGGTCCCTGAGCCAGCTGGTGACGGGTCCTCTGCACACCCTAAGTGGCAAATCGGGGAGCAGGAGTTTGAGGCTCTCATGAGAATGCTGGACAACTTG GGCTACAGGACGGGCTACCCTTACCGCTGCCCCGCATTGCGGGACAAAGCTAAAAAGTACAGTGACGTGGAGAGTGCTCCCTCTATCCACGGTGGTTACTCTTATGGGGAGGACAGTGACTCAGGTGCTCGCTCCCCGCTCAAACACAGCTTTCAGCGCGGCCAGCGCGACAAGACCCGCTGGCTCAATGCCGGTGGCCGTCCTGACGAGCCCTACGAGGACGGGCCCGACGGAAGCAGCCCCAAGTCGAAGCCTAAGGTGTGGACGAACATAACACACGATCACGTCAAACCCTTGCTGCAGTCTCTCTCGTCCGGTGTCTGCGTGCCAAGCTGTATAACCAACTGCTTG TGGACAAAGGAAGACGGACTCCGCCAGGCTGCCGCAGCCAATCAGTTCATCCCAATGAACACCAATCCAAAGGAAGTCCTGGAGATGCGGAATAAG ATCCGGGAGCAGAACCTGCAGGACATTAAGACGGCTGGGCCCCAGTCTCAGGTTCTGTGTGCCAGCACTGTGGTGGAACGCACCTTTACCCAG GGGGAGCTCATCACCGCGTCAAAGGCCATCATCGAGAAGGAGTACCAGCCCAAGGTGATCGTCAGCAAGCAGGGTCCCAACCCCTTCACCAAACTCACtgaccaggagctggaggagtacCGCAGAGAGGTGGAGCAGAAGCACAAAGGGACCGAAG CACAGGTACGAGGTGGCAGTGGGGAGGGATCGTCCTCCACCACATCCTGCCTTGAACCTGCGCTGGTACCGGGGGGTCAGGCTCCCGTCTCCGCTCCGCTCCAGTCCAGCAGTGACCCGCCCGTCTTGGAGAAGCCTCCTCCGCCCCCAGCCGCCAGGCCTGCCACGCCCGCGTCTGAGCAGGGCGGGGCCGATGACGTTTTTTTGCCCGCGGACGAGGCCTCTGTCGCCCCCGGCTCCCCTCAGGAGTTCCACAGCGCTGTGTTGCGAGCGCTCAGCAAGGAGCCGTCGGTGGTAGAGGCGTCTAAGACCGGTCAGGCTCCAG ATCTGGACCAGCTAGCAGAGCCTGAGGAGGAGCCTAAAGGCCAGAAGCCCACCACCACGCCCCCCAGCACCCcagtcagagcagaggaag GAGATGGAAATACAAAAGAGTACCTGTTGCCATAG
- the add1 gene encoding alpha-adducin isoform X13 has product MNGESGVGVVTAPPPTTAPHKERYFDRVDESSPEYQRERNMAPDLRQDFNMMEQRKRVSMILQSPAFCEELETMIQDQLKKGKTPTSLLALQQIADFMSTSMPSMYPAAPQGGMAALNMSLGMVTPVNDLRGSDSISYDKGEKQIRCKLAAFYRLTDLFGWSELIYNHLTVRVNSEQDRFLVVPFGLLFSEVTASSLVKINLQGEIVDRGSTNLGVNQAGFVLHSAIYASRPDVKCIVHVHTHAGAAVSAMKCGLLPISPEALSLGEVAYHDYHGILVDDEEITLIQRNLGPNSKVMILRNHGLLSVGETVEEAFYYIHNLVTACEIQVRTLASAGGPDNLVMLDPGKYKSRPRVPEPAGDGSSAHPKWQIGEQEFEALMRMLDNLGYRTGYPYRCPALRDKAKKYSDVESAPSIHGGYSYGEDSDSGARSPLKHSFQRGQRDKTRWLNAGGRPDEPYEDGPDGSSPKSKPKVWTNITHDHVKPLLQSLSSGVCVPSCITNCLWTKEDGLRQAAAANQFIPMNTNPKEVLEMRNKIREQNLQDIKTAGPQSQVLCASTVVERTFTQRLSIWQDAPLSDCTDTIDGLDGSEGSYSPAKSIRKGELITASKAIIEKEYQPKVIVSKQGPNPFTKLTDQELEEYRREVEQKHKGTEDLDQLAEPEEEPKGQKPTTTPPSTPVRAEEGDGNTKEYLLP; this is encoded by the exons ATGAACGGTGAGTCAGGCGTCGGCGTGGTGACGGCCCCACCGCCCACCACGGCCCCTCACAAGGAGCGCTACTTCGACCGGGTGGACGAGAGCAGCCCGGAGTACCAACGGGAACGGAACATGGCGCCCGACCTGCGACAGGACTTCAATatgatggagcagaggaagcgggTCTCCATGATACTACAGAGCCCG GCCTTCTGCGAGGAGCTGGAGACCATGATCCAGGACCAGCTAAAGAAGGGGAAGACACCCACGAGCCTGTTGGCTCTGCAGCAGATCGCAGACTTCATGAGCACCAGCATGCCTTCCATGTATCCCGCTGCACCACAAGGAGGCATGGCAGCGCTCAACATGA GTCTGGGCATGGTGACTCCGGTCAACGATCTACGTGGCTCAGACTCCATCTCGTACGACAAAGGCGAGAAGCAGATTCGTTGCAAGCTGGCGGCCTTTTATCGGCTCACGGACCTGTTCGGCTGGTCCGAGCTCATCTACAACCACCTCACC GTCCGGGTGAACTCTGAACAGGATCGCTTCCTCGTCGTCCCCTTCGGGCTCCTGTTCAGTGAAGTGACCGCCTCCAGTCTG GTGAAGATAAACCTTCAGGGTGAGATAGTGGACCGGGGCAGCACCAACCTGGGGGTCAACCAGGCCGGCTTCGTCCTCCACTCTGCCATCTACGCCTCTCGCCCTGATGTCAAATGCATCGtacacgtgcacacgcatgcGGGAGCTGCG GTGTCTGCCATGAAGTGCGGCCTGTTGCCCATCTCGCCCGAGGCCCTGTCTCTCGGCGAGGTGGCCTACCACGACTATCACGGCATCCTGGTGGACGACGAAGAGATCACTCTCATACAGAGGAACCTCGGGCCCAACAGCAAG GTGATGATCCTGAGGAACCACGGACTGTTGTCTGTCGGCGAAACGGTGGAGGAAGCTTTTTATTACATCCACAACCTGGTCACCGCCTGTGAGATCCAG GTGCGAACACTGGCCAGCGCTGGAGGACCTGATAATCTGGTGATGCTGGACCCCGGCAAATACAAGTCCCGCCCACGGGTCCCTGAGCCAGCTGGTGACGGGTCCTCTGCACACCCTAAGTGGCAAATCGGGGAGCAGGAGTTTGAGGCTCTCATGAGAATGCTGGACAACTTG GGCTACAGGACGGGCTACCCTTACCGCTGCCCCGCATTGCGGGACAAAGCTAAAAAGTACAGTGACGTGGAGAGTGCTCCCTCTATCCACGGTGGTTACTCTTATGGGGAGGACAGTGACTCAGGTGCTCGCTCCCCGCTCAAACACAGCTTTCAGCGCGGCCAGCGCGACAAGACCCGCTGGCTCAATGCCGGTGGCCGTCCTGACGAGCCCTACGAGGACGGGCCCGACGGAAGCAGCCCCAAGTCGAAGCCTAAGGTGTGGACGAACATAACACACGATCACGTCAAACCCTTGCTGCAGTCTCTCTCGTCCGGTGTCTGCGTGCCAAGCTGTATAACCAACTGCTTG TGGACAAAGGAAGACGGACTCCGCCAGGCTGCCGCAGCCAATCAGTTCATCCCAATGAACACCAATCCAAAGGAAGTCCTGGAGATGCGGAATAAG ATCCGGGAGCAGAACCTGCAGGACATTAAGACGGCTGGGCCCCAGTCTCAGGTTCTGTGTGCCAGCACTGTGGTGGAACGCACCTTTACCCAG AGATTGTCGATCTGGCAG GACGCCCCTCTGTCTGACTGTACAGACACTATTGATGGCCTCGATGGGTCCGAGGGCTCCTATAGTCCCGCTAAATCAATTAGAAAG GGGGAGCTCATCACCGCGTCAAAGGCCATCATCGAGAAGGAGTACCAGCCCAAGGTGATCGTCAGCAAGCAGGGTCCCAACCCCTTCACCAAACTCACtgaccaggagctggaggagtacCGCAGAGAGGTGGAGCAGAAGCACAAAGGGACCGAAG ATCTGGACCAGCTAGCAGAGCCTGAGGAGGAGCCTAAAGGCCAGAAGCCCACCACCACGCCCCCCAGCACCCcagtcagagcagaggaag GAGATGGAAATACAAAAGAGTACCTGTTGCCATAG
- the add1 gene encoding alpha-adducin isoform X8 — MNGESGVGVVTAPPPTTAPHKERYFDRVDESSPEYQRERNMAPDLRQDFNMMEQRKRVSMILQSPAFCEELETMIQDQLKKGKTPTSLLALQQIADFMSTSMPSMYPAAPQGGMAALNMSLGMVTPVNDLRGSDSISYDKGEKQIRCKLAAFYRLTDLFGWSELIYNHLTVRVNSEQDRFLVVPFGLLFSEVTASSLVKINLQGEIVDRGSTNLGVNQAGFVLHSAIYASRPDVKCIVHVHTHAGAAVSAMKCGLLPISPEALSLGEVAYHDYHGILVDDEEITLIQRNLGPNSKVMILRNHGLLSVGETVEEAFYYIHNLVTACEIQVRTLASAGGPDNLVMLDPGKYKSRPRVPEPAGDGSSAHPKWQIGEQEFEALMRMLDNLGYRTGYPYRCPALRDKAKKYSDVESAPSIHGGYSYGEDSDSGARSPLKHSFQRGQRDKTRWLNAGGRPDEPYEDGPDGSSPKSKPKVWTNITHDHVKPLLQSLSSGVCVPSCITNCLWTKEDGLRQAAAANQFIPMNTNPKEVLEMRNKIREQNLQDIKTAGPQSQVLCASTVVERTFTQRLSIWQDAPLSDCTDTIDGLDGSEGSYSPAKSIRKGELITASKAIIEKEYQPKVIVSKQGPNPFTKLTDQELEEYRREVEQKHKGTEAQVRGGSGEGSSSTTSCLEPALVPGGQAPVSAPLQSSSDPPVLEKPPPPPAARPATPASEQGGADDVFLPADEASVAPGSPQEFHSAVLRALSKEPSVVEASKTGQAPDLDQLAEPEEEPKGQKPTTTPPSTPVRAEEGDGNTKEYLLP; from the exons ATGAACGGTGAGTCAGGCGTCGGCGTGGTGACGGCCCCACCGCCCACCACGGCCCCTCACAAGGAGCGCTACTTCGACCGGGTGGACGAGAGCAGCCCGGAGTACCAACGGGAACGGAACATGGCGCCCGACCTGCGACAGGACTTCAATatgatggagcagaggaagcgggTCTCCATGATACTACAGAGCCCG GCCTTCTGCGAGGAGCTGGAGACCATGATCCAGGACCAGCTAAAGAAGGGGAAGACACCCACGAGCCTGTTGGCTCTGCAGCAGATCGCAGACTTCATGAGCACCAGCATGCCTTCCATGTATCCCGCTGCACCACAAGGAGGCATGGCAGCGCTCAACATGA GTCTGGGCATGGTGACTCCGGTCAACGATCTACGTGGCTCAGACTCCATCTCGTACGACAAAGGCGAGAAGCAGATTCGTTGCAAGCTGGCGGCCTTTTATCGGCTCACGGACCTGTTCGGCTGGTCCGAGCTCATCTACAACCACCTCACC GTCCGGGTGAACTCTGAACAGGATCGCTTCCTCGTCGTCCCCTTCGGGCTCCTGTTCAGTGAAGTGACCGCCTCCAGTCTG GTGAAGATAAACCTTCAGGGTGAGATAGTGGACCGGGGCAGCACCAACCTGGGGGTCAACCAGGCCGGCTTCGTCCTCCACTCTGCCATCTACGCCTCTCGCCCTGATGTCAAATGCATCGtacacgtgcacacgcatgcGGGAGCTGCG GTGTCTGCCATGAAGTGCGGCCTGTTGCCCATCTCGCCCGAGGCCCTGTCTCTCGGCGAGGTGGCCTACCACGACTATCACGGCATCCTGGTGGACGACGAAGAGATCACTCTCATACAGAGGAACCTCGGGCCCAACAGCAAG GTGATGATCCTGAGGAACCACGGACTGTTGTCTGTCGGCGAAACGGTGGAGGAAGCTTTTTATTACATCCACAACCTGGTCACCGCCTGTGAGATCCAG GTGCGAACACTGGCCAGCGCTGGAGGACCTGATAATCTGGTGATGCTGGACCCCGGCAAATACAAGTCCCGCCCACGGGTCCCTGAGCCAGCTGGTGACGGGTCCTCTGCACACCCTAAGTGGCAAATCGGGGAGCAGGAGTTTGAGGCTCTCATGAGAATGCTGGACAACTTG GGCTACAGGACGGGCTACCCTTACCGCTGCCCCGCATTGCGGGACAAAGCTAAAAAGTACAGTGACGTGGAGAGTGCTCCCTCTATCCACGGTGGTTACTCTTATGGGGAGGACAGTGACTCAGGTGCTCGCTCCCCGCTCAAACACAGCTTTCAGCGCGGCCAGCGCGACAAGACCCGCTGGCTCAATGCCGGTGGCCGTCCTGACGAGCCCTACGAGGACGGGCCCGACGGAAGCAGCCCCAAGTCGAAGCCTAAGGTGTGGACGAACATAACACACGATCACGTCAAACCCTTGCTGCAGTCTCTCTCGTCCGGTGTCTGCGTGCCAAGCTGTATAACCAACTGCTTG TGGACAAAGGAAGACGGACTCCGCCAGGCTGCCGCAGCCAATCAGTTCATCCCAATGAACACCAATCCAAAGGAAGTCCTGGAGATGCGGAATAAG ATCCGGGAGCAGAACCTGCAGGACATTAAGACGGCTGGGCCCCAGTCTCAGGTTCTGTGTGCCAGCACTGTGGTGGAACGCACCTTTACCCAG AGATTGTCGATCTGGCAG GACGCCCCTCTGTCTGACTGTACAGACACTATTGATGGCCTCGATGGGTCCGAGGGCTCCTATAGTCCCGCTAAATCAATTAGAAAG GGGGAGCTCATCACCGCGTCAAAGGCCATCATCGAGAAGGAGTACCAGCCCAAGGTGATCGTCAGCAAGCAGGGTCCCAACCCCTTCACCAAACTCACtgaccaggagctggaggagtacCGCAGAGAGGTGGAGCAGAAGCACAAAGGGACCGAAG CACAGGTACGAGGTGGCAGTGGGGAGGGATCGTCCTCCACCACATCCTGCCTTGAACCTGCGCTGGTACCGGGGGGTCAGGCTCCCGTCTCCGCTCCGCTCCAGTCCAGCAGTGACCCGCCCGTCTTGGAGAAGCCTCCTCCGCCCCCAGCCGCCAGGCCTGCCACGCCCGCGTCTGAGCAGGGCGGGGCCGATGACGTTTTTTTGCCCGCGGACGAGGCCTCTGTCGCCCCCGGCTCCCCTCAGGAGTTCCACAGCGCTGTGTTGCGAGCGCTCAGCAAGGAGCCGTCGGTGGTAGAGGCGTCTAAGACCGGTCAGGCTCCAG ATCTGGACCAGCTAGCAGAGCCTGAGGAGGAGCCTAAAGGCCAGAAGCCCACCACCACGCCCCCCAGCACCCcagtcagagcagaggaag GAGATGGAAATACAAAAGAGTACCTGTTGCCATAG